A single genomic interval of Flavihumibacter rivuli harbors:
- the selD gene encoding selenide, water dikinase SelD, giving the protein MSEQTIRLTQFSHGAGCGCKIAPQVLEQIVHTTSPMAVNPKLLVGNESKDDAAVYDMGNGSALITTTDFFMPIVDDPFDFGRIAAANAISDVYAMGGDPIVAIAILGWPVEKLPADIAARVLEGGRAICAEAGIPLAGGHSIDSPEPIFGLSVNGLVDIRNLKQNNTAREGDLLFITKPLGVGVLSTAQKRGELLPEHYDAMVKQLTTLNKIGASLGNIPGVTAMTDITGFGLMGHLIEMAEGSGLTAQLFYNSIPVLEGVRDYLAKRIVPDATYRNWNSYSNKVAFEKGVNVMEAFSLLPDPQTNGGLLFSVSPNAMDEVVGLLQSKGMDKFIEPIGKLEEKGEKLVRVSA; this is encoded by the coding sequence ATGTCAGAACAAACGATACGATTAACACAGTTTTCCCATGGCGCTGGCTGTGGTTGTAAGATAGCACCGCAGGTATTGGAACAGATCGTTCACACCACTTCGCCAATGGCAGTGAACCCAAAGCTCCTGGTAGGGAATGAGTCAAAGGATGATGCCGCAGTGTATGATATGGGAAATGGTAGTGCATTGATCACTACTACTGATTTCTTCATGCCCATTGTAGATGACCCCTTTGATTTTGGAAGGATAGCCGCGGCTAATGCTATCAGTGATGTATATGCGATGGGAGGAGACCCGATCGTTGCGATAGCGATCCTGGGCTGGCCTGTGGAGAAATTACCGGCAGATATTGCAGCAAGGGTGCTTGAAGGGGGACGTGCTATTTGCGCGGAAGCTGGCATACCATTGGCAGGGGGACACAGCATAGATTCTCCAGAGCCCATCTTTGGCCTTTCAGTGAATGGGTTGGTCGACATAAGGAACCTGAAGCAGAATAATACAGCCCGCGAAGGAGACCTTCTTTTTATTACCAAACCCTTAGGGGTTGGGGTGCTTTCCACAGCACAGAAAAGAGGCGAGCTGCTCCCGGAGCATTATGATGCCATGGTTAAGCAATTGACCACCCTCAATAAGATCGGCGCTTCTTTGGGAAATATCCCAGGGGTAACTGCCATGACCGACATTACCGGTTTTGGATTGATGGGCCACCTGATAGAAATGGCAGAAGGGAGTGGTTTAACCGCCCAGCTGTTCTACAATAGCATTCCCGTGCTGGAAGGGGTTAGGGACTACCTGGCTAAAAGGATCGTTCCGGATGCCACCTACCGTAACTGGAATAGTTATAGTAATAAGGTGGCTTTTGAAAAAGGAGTGAATGTAATGGAAGCATTTAGCCTGTTGCCTGACCCACAAACCAATGGCGGTCTACTTTTCTCCGTTTCACCCAATGCAATGGATGAGGTGGTTGGTTTATTGCAGTCAAAAGGAATGGATAAGTTCATCGAGCCTATTGGCAAATTGGAGGAAAAGGGGGAAAAGCTGGTAAGGGTCTCAGCATAA
- a CDS encoding ExbD/TolR family protein, translated as MAEMMANAASSGKQGAITRSKKLSTRVDLTPMVDLGFLLITFFIFTTQLSKPAVLKFNLPANGSPLLTGESTTLTIIPMANDSLFYFHGELETALRQEQYGTTGFHWETGIGEIIRTKKKMLAQTGKLNDLFVIITPTPSCSYKNIVDLMDEMLINDVKKYSFSDDGALLDMIGHH; from the coding sequence ATGGCAGAAATGATGGCAAATGCCGCTTCCAGTGGCAAACAGGGAGCTATTACCCGTAGCAAAAAACTATCTACAAGAGTAGACCTTACCCCAATGGTTGACCTGGGTTTCCTGCTGATTACCTTCTTCATTTTCACTACCCAGCTCAGCAAGCCGGCCGTACTTAAGTTCAACCTGCCTGCGAACGGCTCACCATTATTAACAGGAGAATCAACAACTCTTACAATCATTCCAATGGCCAATGACAGTTTATTTTATTTCCACGGGGAACTGGAAACTGCACTCAGGCAAGAACAATATGGCACAACAGGCTTTCATTGGGAAACTGGTATCGGTGAGATCATAAGGACCAAGAAGAAAATGCTTGCCCAAACCGGCAAGCTCAATGATCTCTTTGTCATCATTACCCCCACTCCCTCCTGCAGCTACAAGAATATTGTTGACCTAATGGATGAAATGCTGATTAATGATGTGAAAAAATACAGCTTTAGCGATGATGGTGCTTTATTGGATATGATCGGCCATCATTAA
- a CDS encoding DUF2304 domain-containing protein, which produces MSGIQIILLTGILFIGFYFYSRMQRAIADVLLLLLLGTVAILFVLMPELANKLAHKLGVGRGADLVMYVSILLFWFILIKLYAKIRKLEAQVTDLIRNQTIAEVVKKEA; this is translated from the coding sequence ATGAGTGGAATTCAGATAATATTATTGACAGGGATCCTTTTTATTGGGTTCTATTTTTATAGCAGGATGCAAAGAGCCATTGCAGATGTGCTATTGCTTTTGCTGCTGGGAACAGTTGCTATACTATTTGTTTTAATGCCTGAATTGGCCAATAAACTTGCCCATAAATTGGGAGTTGGTCGGGGAGCAGACCTGGTAATGTATGTTAGCATCCTGTTATTCTGGTTCATCCTGATCAAACTTTACGCTAAAATTCGCAAACTGGAAGCCCAGGTGACCGACCTGATCCGAAATCAAACTATCGCTGAAGTGGTGAAGAAGGAAGCCTGA
- a CDS encoding 2-hydroxyacid dehydrogenase: MRIAFFSTQPYDRQYFNRYNEKHEITYFDLRLNEQTVNLAAGNEAVCVFVNDKLDEKVLKQLKELGIRLVALRCAGYNNVDLITARSLGMTVLRVPAYSPHAVAEHAVALIMALNRKTHKAYNRIREGNFSLDKLTGFDLYGKTVGVIGTGKIGEVFASIMLGFGCRVIAYDVARNRLLEEKGVEYVELPVLFNQSDIVSLHCPLNSHTHHLINAANLGQMKKGAMLVNTSRGGLIDTPAVIEALKNGQLGYLGMDVYEQEEKLFFYNLSEEIIEDDQILRLMSFPNVMITAHQGFFTDEALTQIATVTLRNIDDFEEGRELENRVE; encoded by the coding sequence ATGAGGATAGCATTTTTCTCCACCCAACCATATGACCGCCAGTATTTCAATCGCTACAATGAAAAGCATGAGATCACCTACTTTGACCTGCGACTGAACGAACAAACAGTCAACCTTGCAGCCGGTAATGAAGCAGTTTGCGTTTTCGTGAATGACAAACTTGACGAAAAGGTGCTTAAGCAACTTAAGGAGCTGGGAATCAGATTGGTAGCCCTTCGTTGCGCCGGGTATAACAATGTTGACCTCATAACAGCAAGGTCCCTTGGCATGACAGTTCTACGCGTTCCGGCCTACTCGCCGCATGCTGTGGCGGAGCATGCTGTGGCCCTCATCATGGCACTGAACCGCAAGACCCATAAGGCCTATAACCGGATCAGGGAGGGTAATTTTTCCCTTGATAAGCTTACCGGGTTTGACCTCTATGGCAAAACGGTAGGGGTAATAGGAACCGGGAAGATCGGGGAAGTATTTGCTTCCATCATGCTTGGTTTCGGCTGCAGGGTCATTGCCTATGATGTAGCCAGGAACAGGCTTCTGGAGGAAAAGGGTGTTGAGTATGTTGAACTTCCTGTACTTTTTAACCAATCCGATATTGTTTCCCTGCATTGTCCCCTGAACAGTCACACCCACCACCTCATCAATGCGGCGAACCTTGGCCAAATGAAGAAAGGGGCCATGCTGGTCAATACCAGCAGGGGTGGATTGATCGATACCCCGGCGGTGATCGAGGCCTTGAAAAACGGGCAATTGGGTTATCTGGGAATGGATGTTTATGAGCAGGAAGAGAAACTGTTCTTTTATAATCTTAGCGAGGAGATCATTGAGGATGACCAGATCCTTCGCCTGATGAGTTTCCCTAATGTTATGATCACTGCACACCAGGGCTTTTTCACAGATGAGGCGCTAACCCAGATCGCTACCGTTACGCTCCGGAATATAGATGATTTTGAAGAAGGCCGGGAGCTGGAAAACAGAGTAGAATAA
- a CDS encoding glycosyltransferase family 2 protein, with amino-acid sequence MMCQVFIVIPVFNEREALKEVLQRFNDSGERYEIVVVDDGSDPKILLDELKGPVHLLRHRVNLGQGAALQTGMDYALQCGARMLVTFDSDGQHQLEDIPAVLQPLINEEADIVFGSRFMGKESNMPWLRNQTIRLAKFIQCLMTGMKMTDAHNGFRGLSAHAAAKIRLRENRMAHATEILFEVKQHRLRWKEVPVHVAYTDYSISKGQSSSAGIRILFDVMMGRLFK; translated from the coding sequence ATGATGTGCCAAGTTTTTATAGTGATACCAGTGTTCAATGAGCGGGAGGCGTTAAAAGAAGTGCTTCAACGTTTTAATGATTCAGGTGAACGCTATGAGATTGTGGTGGTAGATGACGGGTCCGACCCAAAAATCCTATTGGATGAACTCAAAGGTCCGGTCCATTTATTGCGTCACCGCGTAAACCTCGGACAGGGAGCAGCTTTGCAAACAGGGATGGATTATGCATTACAATGCGGTGCAAGAATGTTGGTCACTTTTGATTCGGACGGCCAGCACCAGTTGGAGGATATACCGGCTGTATTGCAACCATTGATTAATGAGGAAGCGGATATAGTTTTTGGTTCACGCTTCATGGGCAAGGAAAGCAATATGCCTTGGTTAAGGAATCAGACTATAAGGCTTGCCAAGTTCATTCAGTGCCTCATGACGGGTATGAAAATGACAGATGCACATAATGGATTCAGGGGCCTGTCCGCCCATGCTGCAGCAAAGATCCGGTTGAGGGAAAACAGGATGGCACATGCCACTGAGATCCTTTTTGAAGTCAAGCAGCATCGCCTCAGGTGGAAAGAAGTGCCTGTACATGTTGCTTATACGGATTATTCCATTTCAAAAGGCCAGTCATCGTCCGCCGGTATCCGTATTCTTTTTGATGTGATGATGGGTAGGCTATTTAAGTGA
- the rho gene encoding transcription termination factor Rho: MYDILQLNDMLVPELLDIAEQLKIPNAKKLDKQELIYKILDKQAVLASEVKSTDSGEKTKRKRIVKATTAHTTEEAVVESEEEKPRKVEQKKPVVKKEEKPAPNKKPRKKPQELPLNEEEEVMPVLPVDTADEELGSVVAEAEVGDLIRQEAEPAPVMPPVEPQQRPQHHQRREKDYFNIEFDGVIPAEGVLEMMPDGYGFLRSSDYNYLSSPDDVYVSPSQIKLFGLKTGDTVNGTVRPPKEGEKYFALLKVETINGKLPEEVRDRVPFDYLTPLFPFEKLNLFTEPNGYSTRMIDLFTPIGKGQRGLIVAQPKVGKTVLLKEVANAIAANHPECYLMVVLIDERPEEVTDMERSVRAEVIASTFDEPAEKHVKVSAMALQKAKRLVECGHDVVILLDSITRLARAHNTVAPASGKVLSGGVEANAMQKPKQFFGAARKIENGGSLTILATALIDTGSKMDEVIFEEFKGTGNMELQLDRRLANRRIFPAIDLVASSTRRDDLLLDRDVLQRMNLLRLYLNDMNTEEAMTELLKRMRGTKSNEEFLASMNG, from the coding sequence ATGTACGACATTCTGCAACTGAACGATATGCTCGTTCCTGAGTTGCTCGATATTGCGGAGCAACTGAAAATCCCTAATGCAAAGAAACTTGACAAGCAGGAGCTGATCTACAAGATCCTGGACAAACAGGCTGTTCTGGCCAGTGAGGTAAAGAGTACCGATTCAGGTGAGAAAACCAAGAGGAAACGAATTGTAAAAGCTACTACTGCACATACCACTGAGGAGGCTGTTGTGGAAAGCGAAGAAGAAAAGCCCAGGAAGGTTGAGCAGAAAAAACCGGTAGTAAAAAAAGAAGAAAAGCCGGCTCCCAATAAGAAGCCGCGCAAGAAACCCCAGGAATTACCTTTGAACGAGGAAGAAGAAGTGATGCCTGTTTTGCCTGTAGACACTGCAGATGAAGAACTTGGATCTGTGGTAGCCGAAGCGGAAGTTGGTGACCTGATCAGGCAGGAAGCAGAACCTGCTCCGGTTATGCCTCCCGTTGAACCCCAGCAAAGACCCCAACACCACCAGCGCAGGGAGAAGGATTATTTCAACATAGAATTTGATGGGGTTATTCCCGCGGAAGGCGTATTGGAAATGATGCCTGATGGGTATGGTTTCCTGCGCAGCAGCGACTATAACTACTTATCTTCCCCCGATGATGTATATGTATCTCCTTCCCAGATCAAGCTCTTTGGCCTGAAGACCGGTGATACTGTAAACGGTACGGTTCGCCCTCCAAAAGAAGGGGAAAAATATTTTGCACTCTTGAAGGTAGAGACCATCAATGGTAAGCTTCCTGAAGAAGTGCGTGACAGGGTTCCTTTCGATTACCTCACCCCTCTGTTCCCATTCGAAAAGCTGAACCTGTTCACCGAGCCAAATGGTTACAGCACAAGGATGATCGACCTCTTCACCCCTATAGGAAAGGGCCAGCGTGGACTGATCGTTGCCCAACCAAAAGTGGGTAAGACCGTCCTGTTGAAAGAAGTGGCCAATGCCATTGCTGCCAACCACCCCGAGTGTTACCTGATGGTAGTGCTGATCGATGAACGTCCGGAAGAAGTGACCGATATGGAGCGCAGCGTTAGGGCTGAAGTGATCGCTTCTACCTTTGACGAACCGGCGGAGAAGCACGTGAAAGTGTCTGCCATGGCGCTCCAGAAAGCGAAGCGTTTGGTAGAATGCGGTCATGATGTGGTCATCCTCCTGGATTCCATCACCCGTTTGGCCCGTGCCCACAATACCGTGGCGCCTGCCAGTGGTAAAGTGCTCAGCGGTGGTGTGGAAGCCAACGCCATGCAAAAGCCCAAGCAATTCTTTGGTGCGGCCCGTAAAATTGAGAACGGTGGATCATTGACCATCCTGGCAACAGCCCTCATTGATACTGGTAGTAAAATGGATGAAGTGATCTTTGAAGAATTCAAGGGTACCGGTAACATGGAATTGCAGCTGGATAGGAGATTGGCCAACCGCCGTATCTTCCCGGCCATCGACCTGGTGGCATCGTCAACCCGTAGGGATGACCTGCTGTTGGATCGTGATGTTTTGCAGCGCATGAACCTGCTGCGTTTGTATCTGAATGATATGAATACAGAAGAAGCTATGACTGAATTGCTTAAGCGTATGCGTGGAACCAAGAGCAATGAAGAGTTCCTGGCCAGCATGAATGGATAA
- the mnmH gene encoding tRNA 2-selenouridine(34) synthase MnmH, protein MAVKPLELQKFMELAEVYPVLDVRSPGEFSHARIPGAYSLPLFSDEERKVVGTAYKQQSREHAIKIGLDYFGVKMRKMVEEVERLLKDWKKQGRPGAEHQTVLVHCWRGGMRSAGVAWLLDLYGFKVYTLIGGYKAYRRSVLDAFEMEWPIHIIGGYTGAGKTDILQKLERLGEPVIDLEGLAHHKGSAFGHLGLSSQPSQEMFENCLAGALRNVLKSEQEKTPGKVRPIWMEDESLRIGHLFIPQPLYKQMRKAQCYFIDIPFEARLQHIVKDYGVADRENLIQATLRIQKRLGGLETKQAINCLIENDIEGAFTILLKYYDKWYGKSIHTREPGAPPIRMLNSTAVDEARNAQLLLTAAGSGFVQENN, encoded by the coding sequence ATGGCAGTAAAACCACTGGAACTACAAAAGTTCATGGAGTTAGCTGAAGTCTATCCCGTCCTGGACGTAAGAAGTCCCGGGGAATTTTCCCATGCCAGGATACCAGGTGCGTACTCCCTCCCCCTTTTCTCTGATGAAGAGCGAAAGGTGGTGGGAACGGCTTATAAACAACAGAGCAGGGAGCATGCCATCAAAATAGGGCTTGACTATTTTGGGGTGAAGATGAGGAAGATGGTGGAAGAGGTGGAGCGGCTACTGAAGGATTGGAAGAAGCAAGGCAGGCCAGGTGCCGAACACCAAACTGTCCTGGTCCATTGCTGGCGGGGCGGTATGAGAAGTGCAGGGGTTGCCTGGTTACTGGACCTGTATGGCTTTAAGGTGTACACCCTCATTGGCGGTTATAAGGCCTATCGACGCTCTGTGTTGGATGCCTTTGAAATGGAATGGCCCATTCATATCATAGGTGGCTATACAGGGGCGGGAAAGACTGACATCCTGCAGAAGCTTGAGCGTTTAGGCGAGCCCGTTATAGACCTGGAAGGGCTGGCCCATCATAAGGGTTCGGCATTTGGTCACCTCGGACTCTCTTCCCAACCCAGCCAGGAGATGTTTGAGAATTGCCTGGCGGGTGCACTGAGGAATGTATTGAAATCAGAACAGGAAAAGACCCCCGGGAAGGTCCGTCCCATCTGGATGGAAGATGAAAGCCTGCGCATAGGGCACCTTTTCATTCCCCAGCCCCTTTATAAACAAATGCGAAAGGCACAATGCTACTTCATTGATATCCCATTTGAGGCAAGGCTTCAGCATATTGTGAAGGATTATGGGGTAGCCGACAGGGAGAACCTGATCCAGGCCACACTTCGCATCCAGAAAAGGTTAGGCGGACTGGAAACCAAACAGGCGATCAATTGCCTGATCGAAAATGATATTGAGGGGGCATTCACCATCTTGTTGAAGTATTACGATAAATGGTATGGGAAAAGTATCCATACGCGTGAGCCTGGTGCGCCACCGATAAGGATGTTGAACAGCACGGCAGTTGATGAGGCCCGGAATGCCCAGCTATTATTGACCGCAGCCGGCAGTGGATTTGTACAAGAAAATAATTAA
- a CDS encoding DUF3089 domain-containing protein, whose amino-acid sequence MKLTKSLYLSLLPLIGGLLLSACSSGPRLSVPVNNDIEPAPDYSQIAYWAAHPGKQDPSDLVPAALQKNYVKDSSVDVFFIYPTIYTHKKAKRWNAAIDDAELNNKIDGSSIKYQASAFNECNVFTPRYRQAHIQSYYDKDTSQALKAFDIAYQDVKAAFEYYLANENKGKPFVIASHSQGTTHSKRLIRELVEGKPLQKQLVAAYIIGIQVEPDYFTSLQPCRDSTATGCYVAWRTFRRDYEPDYKPSSRRSVVVNPLNWKTDTSYASVGMHKGAILRNFDKLVPAVSDAQVYKDLLWISRPKFPGSWLYTSRNYHIGDINLFYMNIRENLSVRIKSYKNQR is encoded by the coding sequence GTGAAATTAACCAAATCCCTTTATTTAAGCCTATTGCCGTTGATAGGCGGCCTGTTGCTGTCGGCCTGTTCCTCCGGGCCCAGGCTTTCCGTTCCAGTAAATAATGATATAGAACCGGCACCTGATTATTCCCAAATTGCCTATTGGGCCGCCCATCCAGGGAAGCAGGATCCCTCTGACCTGGTGCCGGCAGCTTTGCAAAAAAACTATGTAAAGGATAGTTCCGTTGATGTATTCTTTATCTATCCAACGATCTATACCCACAAAAAGGCAAAACGTTGGAATGCGGCCATTGATGATGCGGAGCTCAACAACAAGATAGATGGGTCGAGTATCAAGTACCAGGCTTCTGCATTTAATGAATGCAATGTATTTACCCCCAGGTACAGGCAGGCGCATATCCAGAGCTATTATGACAAGGATACTTCTCAGGCCTTAAAGGCATTTGATATTGCCTACCAGGATGTAAAAGCTGCCTTTGAATACTACCTGGCCAACGAAAACAAGGGAAAGCCTTTTGTGATCGCTTCCCATAGCCAGGGAACCACGCACAGCAAGCGACTGATCAGGGAATTGGTTGAAGGCAAGCCTTTACAGAAGCAGTTGGTAGCAGCCTATATCATAGGCATCCAGGTGGAGCCGGATTACTTTACCTCCCTCCAGCCTTGCCGGGACTCAACAGCAACCGGATGTTATGTGGCATGGCGTACCTTCCGGCGAGACTATGAACCGGATTACAAGCCTTCGTCAAGGCGTTCAGTGGTAGTGAACCCGCTAAACTGGAAGACCGATACCAGTTATGCGTCAGTTGGGATGCATAAGGGAGCGATCCTAAGGAATTTTGATAAGTTGGTTCCTGCTGTCAGTGATGCCCAGGTGTATAAGGACCTCCTATGGATCAGCAGGCCAAAGTTTCCCGGCAGTTGGTTGTACACTTCCCGGAATTACCATATAGGCGACATCAATTTGTTCTATATGAACATAAGGGAAAACCTTTCGGTCAGGATCAAAAGTTATAAGAACCAGCGATGA
- a CDS encoding isopenicillin N synthase family dioxygenase encodes MAIPVVDLADFLSNDPTRKQQFVQQLGKAYEDVGFVAVKNHGIPDDLIADLYKYVQQFFSLPLEKKKGYEIPELAGQRGYTSFGKEHAKGSDAPDLKEFYQHGQTVEDIDPVKAEYPDNVSIEEVPGFTPTFNKAYRAFEKSGKSLLQAIALYLGLDEHYFDDHIHNGNSILRAIHYPPITQEPKSSIRAEQHEDINLITLLVGASADGLQILTKQNEWVGVTSLPEQIVVNVGDMLQRLTNNRLRSTTHRVVNPPREMWHTSRFSIPFFLHPKSAMSLACLESCIDGQHPKAYPDATAGEYLDERLREIGLKK; translated from the coding sequence ATGGCCATTCCTGTAGTTGACCTGGCTGATTTCCTTAGCAACGACCCCACCCGGAAGCAACAATTCGTCCAGCAATTGGGCAAGGCATATGAAGACGTAGGATTTGTTGCAGTAAAGAACCATGGCATCCCCGATGACCTGATCGCGGACCTGTACAAATATGTCCAGCAGTTCTTTTCCCTGCCGCTGGAAAAGAAAAAAGGCTATGAGATCCCTGAACTTGCGGGACAAAGGGGATATACCTCTTTTGGAAAGGAACACGCCAAGGGCAGTGATGCGCCGGACCTGAAGGAGTTCTACCAGCATGGGCAGACCGTAGAGGATATTGATCCCGTGAAAGCTGAATATCCCGATAATGTAAGTATTGAAGAAGTACCCGGCTTTACTCCAACCTTCAATAAGGCTTACCGGGCTTTCGAAAAATCAGGTAAATCCTTGTTGCAGGCCATAGCCCTTTACCTCGGGCTTGATGAACATTATTTCGATGACCATATCCATAATGGGAATTCCATCCTTCGCGCCATCCATTACCCTCCTATTACCCAGGAACCCAAATCTTCCATCAGGGCTGAACAACATGAGGACATCAACCTGATCACCCTACTGGTGGGTGCCAGCGCCGATGGCCTGCAGATCCTGACCAAGCAGAACGAATGGGTGGGCGTAACCTCCCTACCGGAGCAGATCGTAGTGAATGTGGGGGATATGTTGCAGCGACTGACCAATAACAGACTGCGCTCTACTACCCACCGTGTGGTAAATCCCCCGAGGGAAATGTGGCATACCAGTCGCTTTTCCATTCCCTTTTTCCTGCATCCCAAGAGTGCCATGAGCCTTGCCTGCCTCGAAAGCTGTATCGATGGTCAGCATCCAAAGGCCT
- the asnS gene encoding asparagine--tRNA ligase: MFNKRTKIKELLTWEPAQQEVTVMGWVRTFRNNQFIALNDGSTNTNLQVVVELGQYDDEFLKRITTSASLKVTGVVIPSLGKGQKLEVKASAVEILGDSDPEKYPLQPKKHSLEFLREKAHLRFRTNTFGAIFRVRHSLAFAVHKFFHEKGFLYLHTPIITASDAEGAGEMFRVTTLDLGNPPRNEDGSINFKEDFFGRSTNLTVSGQLEGELGATAFGDIYTFGPTFRAENSNTTRHLAEFWMIEPEMAFYDIEDNMNLAEEFIKYIIRFAMDNNREDLEFLGQRLAEEEKQLPQDKRSEMGLIEKLEFVLNNDFERITYTEAIDILLQSPAYKKKKFQYDVKWGIDMQSEHERYLVEKHFKKPVIVRNYPKDIKAFYMRLNDDGKTVAAMDILAPGIGEIVGGSQREERQEVLEARMKEMHVPADELWWYLDTRRFGTVPHAGFGLGFERMVQFVTGMGNIRDVIAFPRTPKTAEF; encoded by the coding sequence ATGTTCAACAAAAGAACCAAGATAAAAGAGCTGCTGACCTGGGAACCTGCCCAGCAGGAAGTTACCGTAATGGGATGGGTTAGAACCTTCAGGAACAACCAATTCATTGCCCTGAATGATGGCTCTACCAATACCAACCTCCAGGTGGTGGTAGAACTTGGCCAGTACGATGACGAGTTCCTCAAGCGCATTACCACCAGTGCTTCCCTGAAAGTTACCGGTGTAGTGATCCCTTCCCTGGGAAAAGGCCAGAAACTTGAAGTGAAAGCATCCGCTGTGGAGATCCTGGGAGACAGCGATCCTGAAAAATACCCTTTGCAACCCAAGAAGCATAGCCTTGAATTCCTCAGGGAGAAAGCCCACTTGCGCTTCCGGACCAATACATTCGGGGCCATTTTCAGGGTTAGGCATAGCCTGGCTTTTGCTGTACACAAATTCTTCCATGAGAAAGGGTTCCTTTACCTCCACACTCCTATCATCACGGCCAGTGATGCAGAAGGTGCGGGTGAAATGTTCAGGGTAACCACCCTTGACCTGGGCAACCCGCCACGCAATGAAGATGGCAGCATCAATTTCAAGGAAGACTTCTTTGGACGCAGCACCAACCTTACGGTGAGCGGACAGCTGGAGGGCGAACTGGGTGCCACTGCCTTTGGTGACATCTATACCTTCGGTCCAACTTTCCGTGCGGAGAACTCCAATACAACACGCCACCTGGCTGAGTTCTGGATGATCGAACCGGAGATGGCCTTCTATGACATCGAAGACAACATGAACCTTGCAGAAGAGTTCATCAAATACATCATCCGTTTCGCCATGGACAATAACCGTGAGGACCTGGAGTTCCTGGGACAGCGACTGGCAGAAGAAGAAAAGCAACTGCCGCAGGATAAGCGTAGCGAGATGGGCCTGATCGAGAAACTTGAGTTTGTCCTGAATAACGACTTCGAACGCATCACTTATACAGAAGCTATCGACATCCTCCTGCAATCACCTGCCTACAAGAAGAAGAAATTCCAATACGATGTGAAGTGGGGAATTGACATGCAGAGTGAACACGAGCGCTACCTCGTAGAGAAACATTTCAAGAAGCCTGTGATCGTCAGGAACTACCCTAAGGACATCAAGGCCTTTTACATGCGCCTGAACGATGATGGTAAGACCGTTGCGGCGATGGATATCCTGGCTCCCGGCATTGGCGAGATCGTAGGTGGTTCACAAAGGGAAGAACGCCAGGAGGTGTTGGAAGCAAGGATGAAGGAAATGCATGTACCCGCAGATGAATTGTGGTGGTACCTCGATACCAGGAGGTTTGGTACCGTTCCCCATGCGGGATTTGGGCTGGGCTTTGAGCGCATGGTTCAATTTGTTACCGGTATGGGCAATATCAGGGACGTGATCGCCTTCCCCCGCACCCCAAAGACAGCTGAATTCTAA
- a CDS encoding class I SAM-dependent methyltransferase — protein MTVSKPSCPFCKCEALQPKFKGLYHPYKKEYGPFDYLCCNNCKSLVIHPLPSNQELQDLYKSLQNGMIPKITQLREQFPLKSWYNQCIDHAIKDFSEIDAKSVFTWMDIGAGNGNLSVLMANRFPLSKGIAIDFGEKPEKLKDLPNIEWLQANLDGPDFNTLANSHKADLILSITVMEHISDPTSFLKGLCKLAKPGGRVYLSTPVYGNWVSYLMGKRWPYLIAGEHLHLPTLKGLKYWLQREAHTRPSMQLNANTSTTKIPYPIAYVAGFLNMPLIGRLMPSYLNFPFPTGMAEAWITVSE, from the coding sequence ATGACTGTATCGAAGCCATCCTGTCCTTTTTGTAAATGCGAAGCCTTGCAACCAAAATTCAAGGGGCTTTACCATCCTTACAAAAAAGAATACGGACCCTTCGACTACTTGTGTTGTAATAATTGTAAATCACTCGTCATTCATCCCTTACCATCAAACCAAGAACTCCAGGACTTATATAAAAGCCTTCAAAACGGAATGATCCCAAAGATCACCCAACTAAGGGAGCAATTCCCATTAAAGAGCTGGTACAACCAATGTATCGATCATGCTATTAAGGATTTTTCTGAAATTGATGCCAAATCAGTATTCACCTGGATGGATATTGGCGCTGGCAATGGAAATCTATCTGTCTTGATGGCCAATAGGTTTCCTCTTAGTAAAGGTATTGCCATAGATTTTGGTGAAAAGCCTGAAAAATTAAAAGATCTGCCAAATATTGAATGGCTGCAAGCCAACCTGGATGGTCCCGACTTCAACACACTGGCCAATTCCCATAAAGCTGATCTTATCCTTTCCATAACAGTTATGGAGCATATATCAGATCCGACTTCATTCCTTAAAGGACTTTGCAAGCTGGCAAAGCCAGGTGGAAGGGTTTACTTAAGTACACCAGTCTACGGCAATTGGGTGTCTTACTTAATGGGTAAACGTTGGCCATACCTTATTGCCGGGGAGCATCTTCATCTTCCAACCCTTAAAGGTTTAAAATACTGGCTACAAAGGGAGGCGCACACCAGGCCATCCATGCAGTTAAACGCCAATACCAGCACAACAAAGATTCCCTACCCAATAGCTTATGTAGCAGGCTTTTTAAACATGCCACTCATTGGGAGGTTAATGCCTTCCTACCTGAATTTCCCATTCCCAACTGGGATGGCTGAAGCCTGGATCACGGTCAGTGAATGA